Proteins encoded within one genomic window of Anopheles gambiae chromosome 3, idAnoGambNW_F1_1, whole genome shotgun sequence:
- the LOC1275286 gene encoding STE20-like serine/threonine-protein kinase isoform X2 codes for MSFLNNLKKVFHLGSGEAKKKRIFNNIRMDTDPADFWDMIGELGDGAFGKVYKAQNRETKQLAAAKMCTLEDEENLSDHMVEIDILSEIKHPNIVGLYEAYSIDDKLWMLIEYCDGGALDSIMVELEKPLTEAQIAYVCKHMCAGLNHLHKNKVIHRDLKAGNVLLTMDGGVKLADFGVSAKNKHTMQKHDTFIGTPYWMAPELVLCETFRDNPYDFKVDIWSLGITLIEFAQMEPPNSEMSPMRVLLKIQKSEPPKLDQPSKWSKHFNDFLARALVKDPQQRPSTEVLMGLSFISGNLDSKPIKDLLLEYKADVVEEELVDEEAEEPRNSALPLDLDDDSSSLQSQETDKLPDTPTSLSKSSRDSKESTPVPTTEDDPSKSKIGPAPTTVGAPGSAGAAPLEAPPPSVDTKTEMKKSQPAPSPAPPPVVASPVSAEGTQETTIKTSSSSSNISGGAVNVPTPVLPVAKEIVPEQPSTGELHAETPGGGNEQRKIAAAGGTFSTAAVKKGPAPPPPQTPTSPTGRQTSAKLTFGGSVAKDVVPPTPPETPQTPPAGEPPAKALDRPDAKALDGTMPPPPPALMRMGSSGVIEEQTKSPRKEHAPTPPSDKESPKASTPPGAKPTINVHEHPSSPKTNQAFAMSSTNNVAIPRAVHPPSSLVEEGGVDEGVKMITTTSTPSTVRNQLPHHATLMNTSSSSSTTSITINDAAVLSDPSNSLASNVAQVTVVTSHPPVIIDNSIPLPPAAAAAASSGTSSSASSTKSFGSSQLRRSRVISPPGTGAHDEVVIVSNELNKTHVNESSTDDDFQSLDSLENVSPRHHPIRTLSQSVAGGRAIARKLDESEVLIVSSGYDDRREVLLVDDTNASSPDRDVDAYGDGDVFNASGHNLLNNSSKLLLDTSHVSVVTVGEEEIKVKDSSQHHPQLINNPHASSPHHYHHDSTSDLSNVSCGPSESSDDVKVDIVVGGRQQPSHQQQQHPQQRSPSGSSISLPSQTGKGGASGGGIINGNRYNGGSEFHQSREDVSIIVNKRKIEKSRISPDSSVGSLEGGGSVRSASTPIHQNHQQHGSAAGGMVIGGNHHQRTGSSGTTPLAVSAKHHLYDRSDAESIATTTSHDSREHASVELEEEVTLRRKPMPSLDLDDDKVPVLAAGATSSGSSTLVSSSAGGNAPATATAGTPGAAGGVAAAAGTGAAAAGGNGTAGIRQKANRNISKEELHLQNLKKKTRKRTRKFEIDGVQVTTTTSKVIYSDEDNNKLYDDHLFRKQELRELKMLQKQEKKQFYDLQGKEAIAKEQQEKKFEQERLQLERTFEADMDVLARQHRQTVEKFEQQQEAELRNTSKKIRAEQERDLKLFRDSLKQEIRLLKQEVDLLPKEKRKDEFRKRKTQMEFEHEEREKSFLSSLSENHELALRRISEIYREKLSATDKGYLQQKQTAMRTREAMLWELEEKHIHDKHQLAKRHVKDICFMQRHQMIIRHEKELDQIKRMITRKEEELLKRQTIERRALPKRIRAERKARDMMFRESLRISMTTDPEVERDKLKKFQEQEKKRYNQEQLRFETKHSKQLEELRATSEGSIRELEQLQNEKRKQLLEHETAKLRECDEALQKELREWKAQLMPRKQAIEKHLSRMVDEYEDRWGPVDRREFDGDFTVPPELRNRTNSLNTLSLRLLNITRSRTFLTLPTMANGGVAGGGGGGYGGGGSSSNRNSIHSSVPDLSRSMPNTPNSGHKLSLASSYDSVLEENEGENQPPTMVTGRGGDDARGYGNNQYQSAIKYIHTNDPVVANNVHVRRKSEDMLSGKSRSTRIPIKSFLFSNTPVRSGRNEYGSSSSSAYYGGGGGEYGVSRGTPSGGPLSYYSDSKDRVVSIRVNNQATNRKPANMFDGITNRSNIPQSHQSASGGTMPRRTSAGWGPSRLGDNTFTTASDANINRLTTFSSARGGLPLPVANGTGGRNSTPSGLKLSPSTPVLLAPTKDDDTVV; via the exons ATGTCGTTCCTAAACAACTTGAAGAAGGTTTTCCACCTGGGCAGCGGAGAGGCGAAGAAGAAGCGCATCTTCAACAACATCCGCATGGACACAGATCCGGCCGATTTCTGGGACATGATCGGTGAGCTGGGCGATGGTGCGTTTGGCAAGGTGTACAAGGCACAAAACAGGGAGACGAAACAGCTGGCTGCGGCTAAGATGTGCACACTGGAGGATGAGGAAAATCTGAGCGATCACATGGTTGAGATTGACATCCTGTCCGAAATTAAGCATCCAAACATTGTCGGTTTGTATGAAGCATACTCGATCGACGACAAGCTGTGG ATGCTGATAGAATATTGTGATGGTGGTGCCTTAGATAGTATTATGGTGGAGCTCGAGAAACCACTCACCGAGGCGCAGATTGCTTACGTATGCAAGCACATGTGCGCCGGACTGAACCATTTACACAAGAACAAGGTGATACACCGGGACTTGAAGGCCGGCAACGTGCTGCTGACAATGGACGGTGGCGTTAAACTGG CGGATTTCGGCGTTTCGGCCAAGAACAAGCACACGATGCAAAAGCACGACACGTTTATCGGGACGCCCTACTGGATGGCACCGGAGCTGGTTCTGTGCGAAACGTTCCGGGACAATCCGTACGACTTCAAGGTCGACATTTGGTCGCTCGGTATAACGCTGATCGAGTTTGCTCAGATGGAACCACCGAACAGTGAAATGTCTCCGATGCGAGTGCTGCTCAAGATACAGAAAAGTGAACCACCCAAGCTGGATCAACCATCGAAGTGGTCGAAACACTTTAACGACTTTctagcgcgcgcgctcgtaaAG GATCCACAGCAAAGACCGTCGACGGAGGTGCTGATGGGATTGTCGTTTATTAGTGGTAATCTAGACTCGAAGCCCATCAAAGATCTGCTGCTCGAGTACAAGGCGGACGTGGTAGAGGAGGAACTGGTGGACGAGGAAGCGGAG GAACCCCGCAATTCTGCTCTTCCGCTCGACTTGGATGATGATTCTTCTTCCCTACAGAGTCAAGAAACTGATAAGC TTCCAGATACACCCACGTCCCTTTCGAAATCATCCAGAGATTCGAAAGAGTCTACTCCCGTTCCCACCACCGAAGATGATCCCAGCAAATCGAAGATTGGGCCGGCGCCGACTACTGTCGGAGCGCCTGGTTCAGCAGGCGCGGCACCGCTGGAGGCACCGCCGCCTAGTGTAGATACAAAAACGGAAATGAAAAAATCCCAACCAGCGCCTTCACCCGCGCCACCGCCGGTCGTTGCTTCGCCGGTCAGTGCAGAGGGCACACAAGAAACAACCATCAAAACATCGTCCTCCTCATCGAACATCAGTGGGGGAGCGGTTAACGTTCCCACGCCGGTGTTACCCGTGGCTAAAGAAATTGTCCCTGAACAACCATCCACGGGAGAGCTACATGCAGAAACACCGGGTGGAGGCAATGAGCAGAGAAAAATCGCGGCTGCAGGTGGAACATTCAGCACTGCCGCCGTCAAGAAAGGACCTGCACCTCCGCCACCGCAAACGCCAACTTCTCCCACGGGACGACAAACTTCGGCGAAGCTCACATTCGGTGGTTCCGTGGCAAAGGATGTCGTGCCGCCAACGCCACCAGAAACGCCACAGACACCGCCGGCTGGTGAACCGCCAGCAAAGGCTCTCGATCGACCGGATGCAAAGGCACTAGACGGTACAATGCCACCACCGCCTCCGGCACTAATGCGAATGGGAAGCAGTGGTGTGATTGAAGAGCAGACGAAGTCTCCCCGCAAGGAACATGCACCGACGCCACCGTCCGATAAAGAGAGCCCCAAGGCATCGACGCCGCCGGGTGCAAAGCCGACGATAAATGTTCACGAGCATCCTTCGTCGCCGAAGACAAATCAAGCCTTCGCTATGTCTAGTACTAATAATGTTGCCATTCCGAGGGCGGTGCATCCGCCTTCATCCCTGGTAGAGGAGGGAGGAGTTGACGAGGGAGTGAAAATGATTACCACCACCTCAACACCCTCAACAGTACGCAATCAGTTGCCTCATCATGCCACCTTGATGAATacctcctcatcctcctcaACGACATCCATCACCATCAACGATGCGGCTGTGCTGTCCGATCCTTCCAACAGTTTGGCAAGCAACGTGGCGCAGGTGACGGTTGTCACGAGCCACCCACCGGTGATAATTGATAATTCAATTCCATTGCCACCGgcagcggctgcagcagcCTCTTCTGGTACTTCATCGTCTGCATCCTCGACGAAGTCGTTCGGTTCGTCTCAGCTACGGCGTTCGCGTGTCATATCTCCCCCGGGTACCGGAGCCCACGATGAGGTGGTTATCGTGTCGAATGAGCTAAACAAAACGCACGTTAACGAATCGTCAACCGATGATGACTTTCAGTCGCTGGACAGTCTAGAGAACGTTTCACCGCGGCACCATCCTATTCGAACACTTTCACAGTCGGTCGCAGGTGGGCGAGCGATTGCACGAAAGCTGGACGAAAGCGAGGTGCTTATCGTCAGCTCGGGATATGATGATCGCCGCGAAGTGCTTCTCGTGGATGATACAAACGCTAGCTCACCCGATCGGGATGTGGATGCGTACGGCGATGGGGATGTGTTCAACGCTAGCGGACACAATCTActaaacaacagcagcaagttGTTGCTGGACACTAGTCATGTATCGGTGGTGACGGTTGGCGAGGAGGAGATCAAGGTGAAGGACTCCTCGCAACATCATCCGCAGCTGATCAACAATCCGCATGCGTCGTCACCGCATCATTATCACCACGACTCCACCAGTGATTTGTCCAACGTTAGCTGTGGTCCGAGCGAATCGAGTGATGACGTAAAGGTGGATATTGTGGTCGGCGGGCGGCAGCAGCCatcccatcagcagcagcagcatccacaGCAACGATCGCCATCCGGTTCCTCGATTTCGCTGCCAAGCCAAACGGGTAAAGGTGGTGCTAGTGGTGGAGGAATTATCAATGGCAATAGATATAATGGTGGCAGTGAATTCCATCAGAGTCGTGAGGATGTCAGTATCATTGTGAATAAGCGCAAGATAGAAAAGTCTCGGATTTCACCAGACAGTAGCGTCGGTTCGCTCGAAGGCGGTGGTTCGGTACGTTCCGCCAGTACGCCTATTCATCAGAACCATCAGCAGCATGGTAGTGCCGCTGGTGGCATGGTGATCGGTGGTAATCATCATCAGCGGACGGGTAGCAGTGGAACGACTCCATTAGCAGTATCAGCGAAGCATCATCTGTACGATCGAAGCGATGCGGAAAGCATTGCAACCACCACTAGTCACGATAGTCGCGAGCATGCATCGGTAGAGCTGGAAGAGGAAGTAACACTCCGACGAAAGCCAATGCCCTCACTAGACCTCGACGACGATAAGGTACCTGTCTTGGCAGCTGGGGCGACTTCCTCCGGATCATCGACCTTGGTCAGTAGCAGTGCCGGTGGCAATGCTCCGGCAACAGCCACGGCGGGAACTcccggtgctgctggtggtgtggccgctgctgctggaacaGGAGCAGCCGCAGCCGGTGGCAACGGTACGGCCGGCATTCGGCAGAAAGCTAACCGCAATATTAGCAAGGAGGAATTGCACCTACAAAAtctgaaaaagaaaacgcgAAAACGAACGCGCAAATTTGAGATCGATGGGGTACAAGTAACGACCACAACCAGCAAGGTGATCTACAGCGATGAGGATAACAACAAGCTGTACGACGATCATCTGTTCCGCAAGCAGGAGCTGCGCGAGCTCAAGATGCTGCAGAAGCAGGAGAAGAAACAGTTCTATGACCTGCAGGGTAAAGAAGCGATCGCCAAAGAGCAGCAGGAGAAGAAGTTCGAGCAGGAACGGCTACAGCTAGAGCGTACGTTCGAGGCCGACATGGACGTGCTAGCCCGTCAGCACCGGCAGACGGTGGAGAAGTTtgaacagcagcaggaagcgGAATTGCGCAACACGTCCAAAAAGATCCGAGCCGAACAGGAGCGAGACCTGAAACTA TTCCGAGACAGCTTGAAACAGGAGATACGATTGTTAAAGCAGGAGGTGGATCTACTGCCGaaggaaaaacgaaaagatgaattccgTAAGCGGAAAACGCAGATGGAGTTCGAACACGAGGAGCGTGAAAAGTCGTTTCTATCGTCGCTATCGGAAAATCACGAACTTGCTCTGCGGCGGATTAGTGAAATCTACCGCGAAAAGCTGTCCGCTACCGACAAGGGTTATctgcagcaaaagcaaacg GCGATGAGAACCCGGGAAGCGATGCTGTGGGAGCTGGAGGAAAAACATATCCACGATAAGCATCAACTGGCGAAGCGTCATGTGAAGGACATTTGTTTCATGCAACGGCATCAAATGATTATTCGGCACGAGAAGGAATTAGATCAAATCAAACG CATGATCACCCGGAAAGAAGAGGAACTGTTGAAACGACAGACGATCGAACGGCGAGCACTGCCAAAGAGAATACGCGCCGAGCGAAAGGCTCGCGATATGATGTTCCGTGAGTCGTTACGCATTTCTATGACCACTGATCCGGAGGTAGAGCGGGACAAGCTGAAAAAG TTCCAAGAGCAAGAGAAGAAGCGATATAACCAAGAGCAATTGCGATTTGAAACCAAGCACAGTAAGCAACTTGAAGAACTTAGAGCTACCTCAGAAGGATCTATTAG GGAACTGGAGCAGCTGCAAAACGAAAAACGTAAGCAACTGCTTGAACATGAAACAGCAAAACTTCGCGAATGTGACGAAGCGTTGCAGAAGGAGTTACGTGAATGGAAGGCGCAGCTCATGCCCCGCAAACAG GCAATTGAGAAGCATCTGAGCCGAATGGTGGACGAGTACGAAGACCGCTGGGGTCCGGTTGATCGCCGTGAGTTCGATGGTGATTTTACCGTGCCACCGGAGTTGCGCAATCGCACCAATTCCCTCAATACCCTTTCCCTCCGGCTGCTGAACATCACACGCTCCCGTACGTTCCTAACGCTTCCCACGATGGCAAACGGTGgagttgctggtggtggtggtggtggatacggtggtggtggaagtaGCTCTAACCGAAACAGTATACACAGCTCTGTGCCGGATCTTAGCCGGTCCATGCCCAATACGCCCAACTCCGGGCACAAACTGTCCCTCGCATCGTCATACGATTCCGTGCTGGAAGAGAATGAGGGTGAAAATCAACCGCCTACAATGGTTACCGGccgtggtggtgatgatgctaGAGGTTATGGTAATAATCAGTACCAATCCGCTATCAAGTACATCCACACCAATGATCCAGTTGTTGCTAACAATGTGCACGTGAGGCGCAAATCGGAAGATATGCTTTCGGGCAAATCACGATCAACACGCATACCGATCAAATCGTTCCTCTTCTCGAACACACCGGTCCGGTCAGGCCGGAATGAGTACGGcagctcatcatcatccgctTACTACGGTGGCGGGGGTGGTGAATATGGTGTATCCCGTGGGACTCCATCTGGCGGACCGTTGTCGTACTATTCCGACTCGAAGGACCGTGTCGTATCGATCCGTGTGAACAATCAGGCGACTAATCGCAAACCGGCAAACATGTTCGATGGTATCACTAATCGGTCTAATATTCCACAATCACATCAATCGGCATCCGGCGGTACAATGCCACGCCGTACGTCTGCTGGGTGGGGCCCAAGTCGCCTTGGCGATAATACGTTCACCACAGCATCTGATGCGAACATCAACCGGCTGACAACGTTCAGTTCCGCCCGCGGAGGTCTTCCACTTCCTGTGGCGAATGGTACCGGTGGTCGCAATAGCACCCCATCGGGATTGAAACTATCACCATCTACTCCGGTGTTGCTTGCACCGACTAAGGATGATGATACAGTGGTTTAA